One segment of Panicum virgatum strain AP13 chromosome 3K, P.virgatum_v5, whole genome shotgun sequence DNA contains the following:
- the LOC120697668 gene encoding transcription factor MYC2-like yields MDGGGDYPASFCGDERSRGSALQQEQDLPITEEQLQQIYLLMDMEEQGHAEPPPSSQSSTFPAASFSASPDEASSLIMPGSSSLLDTIPNLEELIACQEGLHGRDRRRNGGHDARGAFMPYSRHLSTRKRPKPGAGGAGGQRAIKAAMSALARMHMARLAQWQRYQMEMAAAVAPPTAISSDNQLQHVLSERKRREKLNDSFKALKAVLPPAPKKDKASILIRARDYVNTLKSRLSELEERNRRLVELMQRQCDDGGDRDDVSDEKIEVDINRAAAADETSHEFHLKIVVRSGCNAMDAVVAILECLKELGDVRLAAADTGRRATTLALQMKTSGCDDNFLKESVIKNVKGVMQSKIETA; encoded by the exons atggacggcggcggcgattaTCCTGCTTCGTTCTGCGGTGATGAGCGCAGCCGCGGCTCGGCGCtgcagcaggagcaggacctGCCGATCACGGAGGAGCAGCTTCAACAG ATCTACCTGCTGATGGACATGGAGGAGCAAGGGCACGCGGAGCCGCCCCCCTCGTCGCAGTCGTCGACGTTCCCtgctgcctccttctctgcaagtCCCGACGAGGCCTCGTCGCTCATCATGCCGGGGAGCAGCAGCCTTCTCGACACGATCCCAAATCTGGAAGAACTTATTGCGTGCCAAGAAGGACTTCATGGGCGAGATCGGCGCAGGAACGGCGGCCATGATGCTCGCGGCGCGTTCATGCCGTACAGCCGCCACCTCAGCACGAGGAAGAGGCCCAAgccaggcgccggcggcgccggcgggcagaGGGCGATCAAGGCGGCCATGTCAGCCTTGGCGAGGATGCACATGGCCAGGCTCGCCCAGTGGCAGCGCTACCAgatggagatggcggcggcggtggcgccgcccacCGCCATCTCCAGCGACAACCAGCTGCAGCACGTTTTGTCGGAGCGCAAGCGGCGGGAGAAGCTCAATGACAGCTTCAAGGCTCTCAAGGCAGTGCTACCCCCTGCGCCCAAG AAAGATAAGGCATCCATACTGATCAGAGCAAGGGACTATGTGAACACTCTCAAGTCTAGATTGTCTGAGCTAGAGGAGAGGAACAGAAGGCTGGTAGAATTGATGCAGCGCCAATGCGACGATGGGGGTGATCGAGATGATGTTTCCGATGAAAAGATTGAAGTAGATATCaacagagcagcagcagcagacgaaACATCACATGAATTTCACCTGAAGATTGTGGTGAGGTCAGGGTGCAATGCCATGGATGCTGTAGTTGCTATACTTGAGTGCCTCAAGGAGCTAGGGGACGTCAGATTGGCGGCCGCGGACACGGGCCGCAGAGCCACAACCTTAGCATTACAAATGAAG ACTAGCGGATGCGATGATAATTTCCTGAAAGAATCAGTTATCAAGAATGTCAAGGGTGTGATGCAGTCAAAGATAGAGACAGCCTAA
- the LOC120697669 gene encoding thioredoxin-like 2, chloroplastic, producing the protein MADALLLPRRFLAPSPSASSSSSAPSRWVLSSPGSPRRARLAAARPHPRPRRLARHKVHSADPESSEQPKWWEKDAGPNMIDIHSTVEFLDALRDAGDRLVVVEFYGTWCGSCRALFPRLCRTALENPDILFLKVNFDENKPMCKRLNVKVLPFFHLYRGADGLLEAFSCSLAKFQKLKDAIAIHNTARCSIGPPVGVGDVDLLDSASPQEKPAAASPR; encoded by the exons ATGGCCGAcgcgctcctcctcccgcgccgcttCCTCGCCCCGTCCCCCTcagcctcctcgtcgtcgtccgcgcCGTCTCGCTGGGTGCTCTCGTCCCCCggctcgccgcggcgggcgcgcctcgcggccgctcgcccgcacccgcgcccccgccggctCGCTCGCCACAAG GTTCATTCGGCAGACCCAGAGAGCAGTGAGCAACCAAAATGGTGGGAGAAAGATGCTGGACCAAATATGATTGACATCCACTCCACAGTGGAGTTCTTGGATGCACTGAGAGATGCTGGAGACAGGCTTGTTGTTGTCGAGTTCTACGGAACCTGGTGTGGTTCATGCCGAGCACTCTTTCCAAGG CTTTGCCGGACAGCTTTGGAGAATCCTGATATATTGTTTCTTAAAGTAAATTTTGACGAAAACAAACCAATGTGCAAACGACTGAATGTCAAAgtccttcctttcttccatcTTTATCGTGGGGCTGATGGGCTACTGGAGGCTTTCTCCTGTTCCTTGGCGAAG TTTCAGAAGCTGAAGGATGCCATTGCAATTCACAACACGGCCCGTTGCAGCATTGGTCCACCTGTTGGAGTTGGGGACGTTGATTTGTTGGATAGTGCGAGCCCACAGGAGAAACCCGCAGCAGCTAGCCCACGGTAG
- the LOC120697672 gene encoding PRA1 family protein F4-like, whose product MSKYGTITASSPTAAPEGSPAALDSTSSSANAPGASSPAAARRPWRELADPRALSVPRGLADARHRARANLARFSANYGLVSIAVFSASLLWRPIFLPVVVPLFFLASPGDALRLVPMFTPFLLAVTRGATGVLVLLLAGALLVAAHAVLHLPADDDEEARLCSKPEPPPAN is encoded by the coding sequence ATGTCCAAGTACGGAACCATCACCGCCTCGTCCCCCACCGCGGCGCCCGAGGGCTCGCCCGCCGCGCtggactccacctcctccagcgCTAACGCCCCCGGCGCGTCGtctccggcggccgcgcgccgcccctggcGCGAGCTCGCGGACCCGCGCGCGCTCTCAGTCCCGCGGGGTCTCGCCGACgcccgccaccgcgcgcgcgccaACCTCGCGCGCTTCAGCGCGAACTACGGCCTCGTCTCCATCGCCGTCTTCTCGGCCTCCCTGCTCTGGCGGCCCATCTTCCTGCCCGTGGTCGTCCCGCTCTTCTTCCTGGCCTCGCCTGGTGATGCCCTCCGCTTGGTCCCGATGTTCACGCCCTTCCTGCTGGCGGTCACCCGCGGCGCGACGGGCGTCCTCGTCTTGCTGCTCGCTGGGGCCCTGCTCGTCGCGGCCCACGCCGTGCTGCACCTCCccgcggacgacgacgaggaagccAGGCTGTGCTCCAAGCCCGAGCCACCGCCGGCAAACTAG
- the LOC120697673 gene encoding cytochrome P450 90D2-like isoform X1 produces MWPGDGPWPASAVTAAALLVAAVIIVRRLFIPRLWPSSGSGTERRGAASGGASGSARLPAGSLGWPLLGETPAFILAAYSARPESFVERRRLLYGKVFASHLWGSPAVVSSDPEVSRAVLQADASAFVPWYPRSLMELMGRSSILVLGGGLQRRVHGLAGAFFKSPHLKARVTADMRRRVARAMAAWQRRGAPVVRVQDEAKSIVFEILVRALIGLDEGHEMQYLRQQFKEFIAGLISLPVKLPGTQLYRSLKAKKRMTTLIQKIIQEKRKRRIAAGCDEDPHDGTTHHPRNMIDVLLGNGSDELTDELISDNMIDFMIPAEDSVPVLITLAVKYLSECPPALQQLEEENMELKRRKSGAGETLEWTDYMSLTFTQHVITETLRMGNIINGIMRKAVRDVEVRGHLIPKGWRVLVYFRAVHLDAAVHDDPHAFNPWRWKDRADVMTGGGGGGFTPFGGGQRLCPGLDLARLEASIFLHHLVTNFRCCTAGGWRRRTPSSTSPRCGSGEGCQSQSRPEREHRLPSARVDHLSSV; encoded by the exons ATGTGGCCCGGGGACGGTCCTTGGCCGGCGTCCGCcgtcacggcggcggcgctgctcgtcgCCGCTGTCATCATCGTGCGGCGGCTCTTCATCCCTCGCCTGTGGCCGTCGTCAGGGTCAGGGACCGAGCGACggggggcggcgagcggcggcgcgtccgGATCGGCGCGTCTCCCCGCGGGCTCGCTCGGGTGGCCGCTCCTCGGCGAGACGCCGGCGTTCATCCTCGCGGCGTACTCCGCCCGCCCGGAGTCCTtcgtcgagcggcggcggctcctgtACGGGAAGGTGTTCGCGTCGCACCTGTGGGGCTCCCCGGCGGTGGTGAGCTCGGACCCGGAGGTGAGCCGCGCGGTGCTGCAGGCCGACGCGTCGGCGTTCGTGCCGTGGTACCCGCGCTCGCTCATGGAGCTCATGGGGCGGTCCTCCATCCTGGTGCTCGGCGGCGGGCTCCAGCGCCGGGTGcacggcctcgccggcgccttCTTCAAGTCGCCGCACCTCAAGGCCCGGGTCACCGCCGAcatgcgccgccgcgtcgcccgcgccatggccgcgtggcagcgccgcggcgcgccCGTCGTGCGCGTCCAGGACGAGGCCAAGTCG ATTGTGTTTGAAATCCTGGTGAGGGCGCTGATAGGGCTAGACGAAGGACACGAAATGCAGTACCTCAGGCAACAGTTCAAAGAATTCATTGCCGGTCTGATATCACTTCCGGTTAAACTTCCCGGGACTCAGCTCTACAGATCCCTCAAG GCTAAGAAGAGGATGACAACGTTGATCCAAAAGATCATCcaggagaagaggaagagaaggaTCGCCGCCGGGTGCGATGAGGATCCGCATGATGGGACGACTCATCATCCGCGCAACATGATCGACGTGCTGCTGGGCAATGGCAGCGACGAGCTCACCGACGAGCTGATATCCGACAACATGATCGACTTCATGATCCCTGCGGAGGACTCGGTGCCGGTGCTCATCACGCTGGCCGTCAAGTACCTCAGCGAGTGCCCACCGGCTCTACAGCAGCTGGAG GAGGAGAACATGGAGCTGAAGAGGCGGAAATCAGGCGCTGGAGAAACCCTAGAATGGACAGACTACATGTCGCTCACCTTCACACAGCAC GTGATCACGGAGACGCTGCGGATGGGGAACATCATCAACGGGATCATGCGCAAGGCGGTGCGGGACGTGGAGGTGAGAGGCCACCTCATCCCCAAGGGCTGGCGCGTCCTCGTCTACTTCCGCGCCGtccacctcgacgccgccgtccaCGACGACCCGCACGCCTTCAACCCATGGAGGTGGAAGGACAGGGCCGACGTgatgaccggcggcggcggcgggggcttcACCCCCTTCGGCGGCGGGCAGAGGCTCTGCCCGGGGCTGGACCTCGCCAGGCTCGAGGCCTCCATCTTCCTGCACCATCTCGTCACCAACTTCAG ATGCTGCACTGCAGGTgggtggcggaggaggacgccgtCGTCAACTTCCCCACGGTGCGGCTCCGGCGAGGGATGCCAATCGCAGTCACGCCCAGAACGTGAACACAGGTTGCCTTCCGCGCGCGTCGACCATCTGTCAAGTGTTTGA
- the LOC120697673 gene encoding cytochrome P450 90D2-like isoform X2, whose protein sequence is MWPGDGPWPASAVTAAALLVAAVIIVRRLFIPRLWPSSGSGTERRGAASGGASGSARLPAGSLGWPLLGETPAFILAAYSARPESFVERRRLLYGKVFASHLWGSPAVVSSDPEVSRAVLQADASAFVPWYPRSLMELMGRSSILVLGGGLQRRVHGLAGAFFKSPHLKARVTADMRRRVARAMAAWQRRGAPVVRVQDEAKSIVFEILVRALIGLDEGHEMQYLRQQFKEFIAGLISLPVKLPGTQLYRSLKAKKRMTTLIQKIIQEKRKRRIAAGCDEDPHDGTTHHPRNMIDVLLGNGSDELTDELISDNMIDFMIPAEDSVPVLITLAVKYLSECPPALQQLEEENMELKRRKSGAGETLEWTDYMSLTFTQHVITETLRMGNIINGIMRKAVRDVEVRGHLIPKGWRVLVYFRAVHLDAAVHDDPHAFNPWRWKDRADVMTGGGGGGFTPFGGGQRLCPGLDLARLEASIFLHHLVTNFRWVAEEDAVVNFPTVRLRRGMPIAVTPRT, encoded by the exons ATGTGGCCCGGGGACGGTCCTTGGCCGGCGTCCGCcgtcacggcggcggcgctgctcgtcgCCGCTGTCATCATCGTGCGGCGGCTCTTCATCCCTCGCCTGTGGCCGTCGTCAGGGTCAGGGACCGAGCGACggggggcggcgagcggcggcgcgtccgGATCGGCGCGTCTCCCCGCGGGCTCGCTCGGGTGGCCGCTCCTCGGCGAGACGCCGGCGTTCATCCTCGCGGCGTACTCCGCCCGCCCGGAGTCCTtcgtcgagcggcggcggctcctgtACGGGAAGGTGTTCGCGTCGCACCTGTGGGGCTCCCCGGCGGTGGTGAGCTCGGACCCGGAGGTGAGCCGCGCGGTGCTGCAGGCCGACGCGTCGGCGTTCGTGCCGTGGTACCCGCGCTCGCTCATGGAGCTCATGGGGCGGTCCTCCATCCTGGTGCTCGGCGGCGGGCTCCAGCGCCGGGTGcacggcctcgccggcgccttCTTCAAGTCGCCGCACCTCAAGGCCCGGGTCACCGCCGAcatgcgccgccgcgtcgcccgcgccatggccgcgtggcagcgccgcggcgcgccCGTCGTGCGCGTCCAGGACGAGGCCAAGTCG ATTGTGTTTGAAATCCTGGTGAGGGCGCTGATAGGGCTAGACGAAGGACACGAAATGCAGTACCTCAGGCAACAGTTCAAAGAATTCATTGCCGGTCTGATATCACTTCCGGTTAAACTTCCCGGGACTCAGCTCTACAGATCCCTCAAG GCTAAGAAGAGGATGACAACGTTGATCCAAAAGATCATCcaggagaagaggaagagaaggaTCGCCGCCGGGTGCGATGAGGATCCGCATGATGGGACGACTCATCATCCGCGCAACATGATCGACGTGCTGCTGGGCAATGGCAGCGACGAGCTCACCGACGAGCTGATATCCGACAACATGATCGACTTCATGATCCCTGCGGAGGACTCGGTGCCGGTGCTCATCACGCTGGCCGTCAAGTACCTCAGCGAGTGCCCACCGGCTCTACAGCAGCTGGAG GAGGAGAACATGGAGCTGAAGAGGCGGAAATCAGGCGCTGGAGAAACCCTAGAATGGACAGACTACATGTCGCTCACCTTCACACAGCAC GTGATCACGGAGACGCTGCGGATGGGGAACATCATCAACGGGATCATGCGCAAGGCGGTGCGGGACGTGGAGGTGAGAGGCCACCTCATCCCCAAGGGCTGGCGCGTCCTCGTCTACTTCCGCGCCGtccacctcgacgccgccgtccaCGACGACCCGCACGCCTTCAACCCATGGAGGTGGAAGGACAGGGCCGACGTgatgaccggcggcggcggcgggggcttcACCCCCTTCGGCGGCGGGCAGAGGCTCTGCCCGGGGCTGGACCTCGCCAGGCTCGAGGCCTCCATCTTCCTGCACCATCTCGTCACCAACTTCAG GTgggtggcggaggaggacgccgtCGTCAACTTCCCCACGGTGCGGCTCCGGCGAGGGATGCCAATCGCAGTCACGCCCAGAACGTGA